A region of the Pseudarthrobacter oxydans genome:
GGGAAAACCCGCGTTAAGTGATAGAGCGTCCGGGGGAAACCCGCGTTAAGTGATAGAGCGTCCGGGGGGCTACTTGGCGACGAGGGTGAGGACGTCGTAGGTGGCCACGATCTCGTCGTCCTGGTTGGTGAGCACGGCGTCCCAGGCCACCTCGCCGTATTCGTCGGTTTCGCGGGGGGTGATCTTCTTGGCCGTGAGGGTCACCCGGATCGAATCACCTGCGGCCACCGGGGTGATGAACCGCAGGTTCTCCAGCCCGTAGTTGGCCAGGACCGGGCCCGGGGCAGGCTCCACGAACAGTCCGGCGCCCCAGGCAAGCAGGAGGTAGCCGTGGGCCACGATGCCCGGGAAGAACGGGTTGGCTTCCGCGGCCTCCTGGTTGGTGTGGGCGTAGAACGTGTCGCCGGTGGAGTTGGCAAACGCGGTGATGTCCTCCAGCGTGACCTGGCGCAGGTCCGAGCGGACGGCGTCACCGATCCGCAGCGTCTCCAGCGACTTCCGGAACGGGTGGGTCCCCTCGGTTTCCAGGGTGAAGTTGCGGTCCGCGCCGGCGTGCCACAGTCCGGTGACGGCGGTGAGCATGTTCGGCGAGCCCTGGATGGCCGTGCGCTGCATGTGGTGCATCACCGACCGGATGCCGCCCAGTTCCTCGCCGCCGCCAGCACGGCCGGGACCACCGTGGACCAGGTGCGGCACGGGCGAACCGTGGCCCGTTGACGAACGCGCGTCCTCGCGGTTGAGCATCAGGACACGGCCGTGGTGCGCCGCGATCCCGGTGACAAGTTCGCGGGCCACGGAAGGATCGTTGGTGCACACCGAGGCCACCAGGGAGCCGCCGCCGCGGGCGGCGAGGCGGACGGCGTCGGGAATGTCCTTGTACCCGATCACGGACGAAACGGGACCGAACGCCTCGAGCGAGTGCACTTCCTCGGCCTCAGGGTCCTGCCAGTTCAAGACGACGGGCGCCATGAACGCCCCGCCGTCCACCACGCCGGTGGTTCCGTCGGCGGAAGTGACCGACGGCGAATCGAGGGTTCCGTACGCAAGCTCACCGCCGGCGTCGAGCATCGACTGGACAGCGGCGCGGACGTCCTGGAGCTGCTCCACCGAGGCGAGGGCACCCATGGTGACGCCGTCGGCCCGGGGATCGCCCAGGACAACGCGCTCGGAGATCCGCTTGCCGATGGCCGCTGAGACGGCGGCAACCAGCTCCTGCGGCACGATGGCGCGGCGGATGGCGGTGCATTTCTGCCCTGCCTTCGCCGTCATTTCCGTGACCACCGATTTTACGAAGGCATCGAATTCAGGCGTCCCTTCCACCGCGTCCGGGCCGAGGATGGCGGCGTTCAGGGAGTCCGTTTCGGAAGTGAAGCGGACCCCGCCCTGGACCACGTTGGGGTGGGCCTTCAGGGAAAGCGCGGTGGATGCGGAGCCGGTGAAGGCCACCAGGTCGCGGTAGTCCAGGACGTCCAGCAGCCCGCGGACGGAGCCGGAGATCAGCTGCAGCGAGCCCTTGGGCAGGATGTTCGATTCGACGATGGCCTTGACCACTGCGGCCGCCACGTAGCCGGTGGGCGTTGCGGGCTTGACGATGGTGGGGACGCCGGCGAGGAAGGCCGGGGCGAACTTTTCCAGCATGCCCCAGACCGGGAAGTTGAAGGCGTTGATCTGCACGGCGACGCCGGGGATGCGGGTGTAGATGTGTTCGCCGGCGAAGGAGCCGTCCTTGGACAGGACCTCCATGGGGCCGTCCACCACCACCTGCGAGTTGGGCAGCTCGCGCCGGCCCTTGGAACCGAACGTGAAGAGCACGCCGATGCCGCCGTCGATATCGATCATGGAGTCCACCTTGGTGGCGCCCGTCTGGGCCGAGAAGGCGTAGAAGTGCTCGCGCCGGGCATTGAGGTACTGGGCGAGCTCCTTCAGCTTGAGGGCACGCTGGTGGAAGGTGAACCGGCCGAGCTCCTGCTGGCCCGTGCTGCGGCCGTAGTCCACAACCGCAGCCAGGTCCAGCCCTTCAGTGCTCACCTTGGCCAGGATCTCCCCCGTGCTCGCGTCCCTGACGGGCGTCGCGGACCCGGCCGATCCGGCGTCGGGAGTCCACCAGGAATCCATGATGAAGCTGGGCACTGTCTCCACGGTGTCGACCGTGGCCTGGGGAGCTGTGGCGGTGGTGGTCATCGTTGACGGGTCCTTCCAACAAGGGGGCAGGCAAACAGGACGAGTCATTACTGACCGTCCGTTCGGTAATATATTCACCATACATGAAGTGCCGTGCTGCACACTAGAAGGCCGGGACTGAATCCGGCCACCCAAAGGAGAATGTATGAGCGCCCCGTCACCCATGGATGCTGCCGAGAACCAGCCCTCTGCGCACGAGCTGTGGAAGATCACGCTCGGGGAGCTGGACGAGAAGATGGGCGTGAAGATCGTCGAGGAGTCCGTCCAGCGCGTGGTGGCCACCATGCCTGTGGAGGGCAACCGGCAGTCGTTCGGACTGCTCCACGGCGGCGCCTCCCTTGCCGTGGGCGAGGCCGTCGGGTCCTGGGCGGCGGTGATCCACGCGAGCACCCTGGGCAAGACCGCGGTGGGCGTGGACGTCTCGGCCACCCACCACCGCTCCGCACGCGAGGGGCAGATCACCATCACGGCCACGCCCATCCACCTTGGCGGCACGCTCACCACCCACGAGGTACTGATCACCAACGAGGCCGGCCAGCGGCTCTGCACCCTGCGCATCACCAACCTGCTGATGAGGCGGCACAAGAAGCCCGCCGCCGAAGCCTAGTCCCGGGTGCGCTGCCTCCGGCGCCGGACCAGCAGCATGAGCACCGCGCCGGCCGCGATGGCCGCGGCGCCCGCGCCCGCCGCCGGGAGGGCATTGGCGCCGGTATAGGCGAGGTTGCCCCCGTCCGCCGCGTCCCTGGCGCTGCCGCCCGTGTCCGCCAGGCCAGCAGGAGGGGTGGACGCCGGACCGGGGACGACGGCGGCGCCGTCGTCCGCCGGGGCTGGAGCTGTTGGGGACGGGGCCGGGTTTGCCGGGGCTGGATTTGCAGGGGCTGGAGTTGCCGGGGCAGGTTCGGCCGGTACCGGACCAGCGGCTGCCGGAGGCTCCGGGACGGGTGGCGGGTCGGCAGGCGCTGCCGGAACGGGTTCTGCCGGAGCGGGTTGGGCCGGCACTACGGGGGCAAACTCGAAATCCGCGGCGCCCGAGACGCTGAAGCCGTTGACCGTCTCCGCGGTGAACCGGAGCGTCTGCCTGCCGTCCGGTGCCGTGAAACTCCAGCTTCCGTCAGCATTCACCGGGACCTCGAACCGGTCCTGCCCCTGGAGGGTAATCCGCACGGCGGACCCGGCAGCAACGGCCGAGGCCGGGGCGGCGGGAACTGTTCCGCTGACGACCTGCCCGGGTTCATAGGCGCCGCCGGGCGCGGGCGAGGAAACCAGCGGCTTGTTGAGGAAGAGCTCCAGTTGGTAGCCGGGCAGGACCTCCAGGGATTCCTCCAAGGTAGCCGCGACGGCGAAGTTGGGCGGTGGGGGTTCGTTGGGCTGGGGGTCGTCGCCGGCGCTGTGCGTCCCTACCGCGTAGTTTCCGCTGATCCACGGACCGCCGGAGTCACCGCCGCTGGATTGCACGTTGTAGGACAGGAAACCGTTGAAGGCGCGGACATCGGCAGGGTCCGCGGGATAGGCGGGTCCTCCCACCAGGAAGATCCCCACGGCGCTCACGGTTCCGCAGGACCATCCCGTCCGCCAGCCCGAGCGGCAGACCTCCATGCCCACCACCGGGCTGGCGGTGCCGATGATTTTGACGTCCGGGCCCGGCTGCCGCGTGTCACCATGCGTGCTGGCGGCCGGCACCGGGTCCTGGTCAGGGCTGAGCGCTCCGACGACTGCAATGTCGGTTCCCACGTTGCCGGGGTCCTGAAGTGCCGCGCCGTCCTGGTCCGTGGAAATGTTGGGGTCCAGCACCCTCGAGTTGCCGGGCCCGCCCAGCTGGCTGAATTCGAAGGCACCCAAGGGCCCGGCAGGCACGCCCGGAAGCAACAGGTCCGCGGTTGTGGCCGCGCCGTCACCTGTGCAGTGCCCGGCCGTGAGGACCGCGGGAAGGCCCGAGGGATCAAACGCGGAAAATCCCGTGGAGCAGATTTCGCCTTTGTCCGTTTGGTAACCCACCCCGCCCGGGACGTCCGCCTCAGGCTTAAGGGGCGCGCCGCCGTCGAGCACTACGTTGGCGTACCTCGCGACGAATTCCGACGGCGATATCTTGCCGGGGGCGGCAGTGGTGTCCAGCGTGCCAGGCGGGGTGGAG
Encoded here:
- the paaZ gene encoding phenylacetic acid degradation bifunctional protein PaaZ; amino-acid sequence: MTTTATAPQATVDTVETVPSFIMDSWWTPDAGSAGSATPVRDASTGEILAKVSTEGLDLAAVVDYGRSTGQQELGRFTFHQRALKLKELAQYLNARREHFYAFSAQTGATKVDSMIDIDGGIGVLFTFGSKGRRELPNSQVVVDGPMEVLSKDGSFAGEHIYTRIPGVAVQINAFNFPVWGMLEKFAPAFLAGVPTIVKPATPTGYVAAAVVKAIVESNILPKGSLQLISGSVRGLLDVLDYRDLVAFTGSASTALSLKAHPNVVQGGVRFTSETDSLNAAILGPDAVEGTPEFDAFVKSVVTEMTAKAGQKCTAIRRAIVPQELVAAVSAAIGKRISERVVLGDPRADGVTMGALASVEQLQDVRAAVQSMLDAGGELAYGTLDSPSVTSADGTTGVVDGGAFMAPVVLNWQDPEAEEVHSLEAFGPVSSVIGYKDIPDAVRLAARGGGSLVASVCTNDPSVARELVTGIAAHHGRVLMLNREDARSSTGHGSPVPHLVHGGPGRAGGGEELGGIRSVMHHMQRTAIQGSPNMLTAVTGLWHAGADRNFTLETEGTHPFRKSLETLRIGDAVRSDLRQVTLEDITAFANSTGDTFYAHTNQEAAEANPFFPGIVAHGYLLLAWGAGLFVEPAPGPVLANYGLENLRFITPVAAGDSIRVTLTAKKITPRETDEYGEVAWDAVLTNQDDEIVATYDVLTLVAK
- a CDS encoding S1 family peptidase, with amino-acid sequence MRTGAAFRRGKRGVALGAAAGVLAASVLGYAPGWAMTEAEDAAPPAPAATSGPAATAPAAETGSAGLSEEGLADAVRRDLGLTPEQFNAAGELGSRAAAAASRLRGVPGYTGIRLQDNRIIVSGTGAELQSAVDRLSGSLAGLNLEAPGSSASQPAPAPVPAATAAPGSQIAVSTEQLFHAYLREVGTAGLQAVVYSGGKFVIRTGSIAAAQATQGTGGAPSTPPGTLDTTAAPGKISPSEFVARYANVVLDGGAPLKPEADVPGGVGYQTDKGEICSTGFSAFDPSGLPAVLTAGHCTGDGAATTADLLLPGVPAGPLGAFEFSQLGGPGNSRVLDPNISTDQDGAALQDPGNVGTDIAVVGALSPDQDPVPAASTHGDTRQPGPDVKIIGTASPVVGMEVCRSGWRTGWSCGTVSAVGIFLVGGPAYPADPADVRAFNGFLSYNVQSSGGDSGGPWISGNYAVGTHSAGDDPQPNEPPPPNFAVAATLEESLEVLPGYQLELFLNKPLVSSPAPGGAYEPGQVVSGTVPAAPASAVAAGSAVRITLQGQDRFEVPVNADGSWSFTAPDGRQTLRFTAETVNGFSVSGAADFEFAPVVPAQPAPAEPVPAAPADPPPVPEPPAAAGPVPAEPAPATPAPANPAPANPAPSPTAPAPADDGAAVVPGPASTPPAGLADTGGSARDAADGGNLAYTGANALPAAGAGAAAIAAGAVLMLLVRRRRQRTRD
- a CDS encoding PaaI family thioesterase; translated protein: MSAPSPMDAAENQPSAHELWKITLGELDEKMGVKIVEESVQRVVATMPVEGNRQSFGLLHGGASLAVGEAVGSWAAVIHASTLGKTAVGVDVSATHHRSAREGQITITATPIHLGGTLTTHEVLITNEAGQRLCTLRITNLLMRRHKKPAAEA